The sequence CTTTGGCGTAATTAAGTCATAATCATGAAGGTATTTAATGACCAGAAATGGCATCTTAAAATATGTGAGGTTGAGCactcactttctgagtcaactGTATACAAGTACATGCATGTGATCAGCTGTTCTTTTTTTCCCCTTTATAAATACTTGTgagattgtcaaaattttttacttttttgtttttctttctgtttgtttatattttttgtatatgaaaatattaataaaaaaaactaattttgaaaatttttaataataaaagtataaaataacaaatggaATTATGGGGGTTTGATCATTGtgcaaaaaatatgtacaaGTGGCAGTGGTGACTTATTCTATGTGCGAAAAGACCCGATTAAAAGGCAACGTGAGTGAAATTTGTGGCAAAAATTGTCAActgttaaagagctttctagatggtaatgcagtgccTGTGTTCTGTAACTTTCGAATAGAAAAAGTTTTCACTTGGAACATgtaaactgaaacaaaaacgaaatgaataggaacaaaaatttacttttcgcATTAACTGTCTCTGTAGTATTATTTTGGGAAAATATAATGTCATTTCACCTCCCAACTGGAATAATCTACAAAAATACGTTTCTATAAAGTAGCAgatcgaaaaaagtatttttttaaatgtcaaaaatactcacaattaaaaactattacaaACATTTGAAATTCTTTCAATATACGaatataatatttgaaattaaagagtttttcttaacaaaatgaataaggtaaatataaaatatgttgtaAGTGTCGATAAAGATttgtttaatatgtatttacagAATAACCAACGAATTTCTAAATTGCAAAAAGAAAGATTGGTAGAATATATGTCTGCCAATTTAGAATTTGCAAGGGGACAATTTAATGGATTAAATTCTAacgtacattttaaagaaaaatgggaATCGCTTGCTATTAGCTTAAATTCCTTAGGAGGGAGTGACAAGTCCGTCGAACAATGGAAAAAGGTAACATTTTTGACTCATATTgtttaaatggtttaaaaaaaataatactttttagtGTTGGATTGATCTTAAAGCTGCTgttaaaaaacatgttaataaTAGACGAAATATAATGAACAAAACAGGTGGAGGGAGTTGGCAGGAAATTCCCCGTGATCTTAATCCTTTGGAAgaggaaatattgaaaattataacaacGGATGCAGTAGATGGTGACGGTTATACGCCAGAAAGTGGAGCACCTcttaatgtaattttattactctccttttacaaatatttattgctttttattaaattgcattATTTTAGGAATCTGCgttttcaattgaaatattagatGGGGAAGAGGATTGTATTCCActaaaaaaagttaagaaaaatCCACAAAATAATGCACCAACAAACTCTTCAAAATACAAAGAAGCGATTGAAGAAGCTTCAAAAATGCACTCAGTATTACTATCTAAAATTGATGATTtatcaaatcaaaataaattaattttagaaaaactaaataaaatggaagaaaaacttaattaaattttttatatatgtataaaattaaatttttaacatcaattaatattaaataatttatggtatttaactttattttaaatgaaataaaaacgtttatttttaataagctCTTTTGGTTTtacagtatttttaaaattttttaataataatttgaacAAGATCCCGTAGCCCGAGTAAATCCTTAAGAAACTCCCAGATTATCTTAacatttagaatttaaaattaaaaaaaaatcaagaaaaattttaaattaatcagtaaatttaaataaaaatatttatttttctcaaaaactaTTTCAACATTTACATATTTAGCATAAAACGCAAACGGCCCTatctaacattaacattaaactATCAGAATCAGCAACAATGACGATTTTTGGTTAGTAAGGGACGTTTGCTTTTTGGGTGAcggtatttatgtatgtgtataaaAGGCGTTAAAGTTGACGATTGCGAGAAAACCTTTCTTTTAATCTGTCTCGTATTCTAGATGCCGCACGTAGTGGTTCATAGTTTAGTTCATCATTTCCAAATGATGCATCATTAAAAGCTTCTTCTTCATTGACAAGTAGAGCATCATAGAGTAGGCCATGTGCTAATCTAAAGTTGTGTAAAACACAACACGCATTAACAATTTTACCAGCGGCCTGTGGGGATGTGTGTAATCCAACTTGCAAACAACGAAAAACAGACTTCAATACTCCATTAAGTCGTTCTACGCAGTTTCTGGCTTTAGCATGAATCTTATTATATCTTATTTCGTCTTCGTTAGCACTTGATCGATATGGTGTCATTACCCATGGTCTTAAAGGGTAACCAGAATCACCtacaaataaaaaggaaaatcttaaatacatatttctattatttttatatataataattaatatgtgtttgtatgtttgtttggactttggaccgatttttctgaaattttcacTTTGTCTTCCTATATGTCTGgaagaaactttttatttcaaaagtgcAAGTTGGCGAGGAGCCACATACAAAATAAGTATGAAGTGTCCTTTCGTGCATCTCCTATATATgagatataattttaataattcataCCAAGTAGCCAGCAATCGCTTTGTGTCAATTCATATCTTTGCTCCAGTAATGCATTAATTCGAGATGCTTCCCAAATATATGCATCATGTGTAGCGCCACCAAACCTTGCGTAACatcctaaaatttttaaatcgtaatcacaaatctataaaatattgtaaattaaattattttaattattgatttttataacaatttgcaCATGAAAGAATATTTACCAATTGTACATTTTTGGAATGAAATCCTTTTCGATTTAAATAACATACTTCTACTTCAGCTCTTGGCCTTTTAAGTCGAACGTGTGTGCAATCTATGGCTCCTATAACTGCAGGAAATTGAGTTTCTTCATAGAACCTTAAAATTAGTGTACATAGGTTTTTAACAATTACAAAcatttcataaactttgtttaatACCTCTGTTTAATGGAACTGTATTCTTCAATGGTAGGAAATTTCACccatttttctaaaaaccttCTTTGTAGAATATTTGAAACTTCGTGCACACATCGGCTTACAACTGACCGGCTGACAGGGACTACAAAATCTTGGCCAATATCTCTCTGGAAAGAACCtgttgcaaaaaaatgtaaagcAGTGCACATGCGAACTGGCTGAGGAATAAAAGTCTTTCTAATGCCCTTATTCATGTAGGGACTTATTTCATCCAACAATTTATGGGCGACTTCTCGACTTAGCCTATATAACTCCATAAATCGTTTTTCCGGAATAGAAAAAGGATCACTTTCATCTCTCAAGTGCCTTCTGTGAACTCTTAACATATTTCTCCTATCTAACTCCTCTGCTGCCAATAAAAGTCCACAAAACATTTTATCTTTGTATCTGAaggaatttttattgaatttaaattaaaaatttttgactatttttgattttaaattttttttatttattttttgacagGTTCTCTCCAATAAAAATGTAAGCACATTTGTAGTTTTTCGCATCAACTTacagaaacattttttattccattttcgagaaacgatggaattttttgtttcatgtCTACTCGATGCGAAAGTTTTTCGATCAAGTTACAGAACACAGgcacagtgttataaatagtggcagaggttgcagtcgtgagtgagttgatcagagacgcttttcgaagaaacatcatctaagtgccttaaagtgtgttgtgtttttttcaagtaaattcgtgtacattaacATAAACATTAACATAAACGTGTATaagaaaacattgagtggctatttaattctgttgttgttgtacattttaaagaaataaagagttgttacaattttcaaactactaaacggcttttatttgcaatcaaaagtatccggtttatttaaaggaaataaaccagcgttttgaaaaggttaaaacgtaacaatatgaacacttttttaCTTCCATTGActactctaaaatatgaacttatgcaatagctttaaaatatgaacagcttcttttggtttttatacccttcaccttcgtgagaagggtatatataagtttgtcattccgtttgtaatttctacatttttcatttccgaccctataaagtatatatattctggatccttatagatagcggagtcgattaagccatgtctgtctgtctgtctgtctgtctgtctgtctgtctgtctgtctgtctgtctgtctgtctgtctgtctgtctgtctgtctgtctgtctgtctgtctgtctgtctgtctgtctgtctgtctgtctgtctgtctgtctgtctgtctgtctgtctgtctgtctgtctgtctgtctgtctgtctgtctgtctgtctgtctgtctgtctgtctgtctgtctgtctgtctgtctgtctgtctgtctgtctgtctgtctgtctgtccgtctgtctgtctgttgaaatcagttttctgaagaccccagatatcttcgggatccaaatcttcaataattctgtcagacatgctttcgagaattttgctatttaaaatcagcaaaatcggtccacaaatggctgagatatgattaaaaaaccaagacaacctcgatttttgacctattttttttcctatatctggattactaagacattaatatagacaatctaatgatagatatttcaaagacatttgcaacgacgtatataagaccatagtaagttggacctacaatgggtcaaaatcgggaaaaaaaattttgaacccgaattttaaaaaaaaaaaaaaatttaaaaaaccaaaaaaaaattttataatttaaaaaaaaaaaaatttttaaaatttaaaaaaaaaaattttaaatttaaaaaaaaaaatttaaaataacaatggaaaaatttttttttccaaaaaaatcaaaaaacaactggaaaaaaaattaaattttgtttacctaaaaatatttaaaattttgaagtataatttggtgaagggtatataagattcggcacagccgaatatagcactcttacttgttttaactgaTTTTATTCTATATTCTAATTCAACTGCATAATAATTTGGGGATTTCCCCAGCTGTTTGCTTTTAAATTGTCTTCAGCTGTCAATCAAAATTTCTGGCATACACATTTTAGTTAGTGCACATTCTGCTGGAattccatatttattttttatacccttcaccttcgtgagaagggtatatgtatataagtttgtcattccgtttgtaatttccacaatataattttccgaccctataaagtatatatattctggatccttatagatatcggagtcgattaagccatgtctgtctgtcggtctgtccgtctgtctgttgaaatcaattttctgaagatcccagatatcttcgggatccaaatcttcaataattctgtcagacatactttcgagaagttttctatttaaaatcagcaaaataggTCCACCAATGGCTGATATATGaagaaaaaatcaggacaacctcgatcttTGACCTATATCAGGATtagtaagtcattaatatagataatatggatatctaatgatagatatttcaaaaacctttgcaacgacgtatataagaccatagtaagttggacctacaatgggtcaaaatcggaaaaaatttttaacccgaattttttttttaccaaaaaaaaattgaaaaaattttaaaatttaaaaaaaaaaattatataacaattcgaacatttttttttacaaaaaataaaacaaacaactttggaaaaaaaattaattttgtttacctaatactatttaaaatttgtattttgaagtataatttggtgaagggtatataagattcggcacagccgaatatagctctcttacttgtttaaatataaatttaacacgaaaatttcttaaaatgcatacataaaacatatgtttttaacttttaaatttaaaagaaaaatcagaaaatttagCGAACAAATTTAGGGTGAAAAAATCTACAATATGTTtgtggaataaaaaaaatttacatatgtatatgctgAATACATGAAGATTTCTAGAAACGTTTATCGTTACGTtatacaaaattagggccacaAACTTTTTCTTTCCCAGAATATTTTGTTAGGGTTGTTAGTTTGGTTGCTGAGCAActacttttgtttatttctagaaaaaaatggaGTAAACAATTTGTATCAAAGAATAATAACATTTGTATGAagttgataaataaataaataaaccatggacttaataaaagaaataaatgaaaaatatttagctCTGGAAGCTGAAGTTGACAATAAATTAGAAAAGATGTACGTAAGTAtgtaatttatattcaaaattcaattaatcatTTTTCCAATGACAGCAAACgtgatgaaataaaatttgaaaaatgcaATGCAGTAGCAatggaaaaatcacaaaaaaatcaaacagaCAAAATGCTAACTTTCGAAGAGGCCATGACAAGGAATgcaaatttattaaaggtttgtttaaacaaattttataaaagaaatttattgaataatttttatgaaatttcttaaCAGTCCTTGGAAATGACTAAAGCACGTTTACGTTCGCGCTCCACATTTTCACCTGTTGAGCAAATTTTGGAAAATGCattgaaaaactataaaatggATTTGGAATTGTCACAAAGTGAGGGAAACGGCAGACGCCATCATCACACTgcaactgaaaatatttatgacacagtgccttaaatttaattaatagttTGTCATATTTAGTAACGTATATTTGTAGGGCAAAGAATTATATGCATTTATCCTAGTACTATTCTTGTGTTACCAATAAACGTACATAAACATGCATATGTATAAcggaataattaaataaaaaactaatactttaaattgttcaattcacaacgaattaaaaagttgtataattttcttttatatctatgtatacaaattgtaaattggggttttgattttttatagttATCCCCAGCtactcaaaaatttatttccaatattttccAACCGATTTAAATGCTGGtgataaatgaaatatttctaaaaattaccTCACTTTTAAACGCTGAAAATAGTATCAAAAATACGATTTTGGAAGCAGGGACAGACaaatttttggcataaaatTGGTATAATATCTATTCCATGtcctatataaataaattccGAATCCTTAATAATTTCGATCAAAGaaataataactaaaaatttgatGCGTAAATTTACAGTATTTGaaccgatttgaatgaaaaactATCGAGGGAAATGAAATATAGTAAAATTACGTCATACTCCATGCTAAATAGATGTATGTTGTGGGTCTAGCAAGATCACATGTATCCCGAATGTGATGTATACATCAAGTTATCCTTATAATTATccttgtattgtttttttttcggccTGTTTTTCATACGCCGAAACGTAATAACATTTTAGATACCTGAAGTTTCATAATTAAATATGATTAATAtacaattaaattcaaaaaggtCTGACCAGACCCTTGTGTCAGTCAGAGgtttattaatgtttaaaatatacttATTGTGTTTCCACTTgctcaatttttaaataatacttgtaacatatttttgtagtatgttttgaaattgtttttttggaaatgaaaatttttctgactttaaaataatattcgatACTTGTATTACAACTTTTGAGCtcacaattttaataattagttagttagttagttatatTTAACAACAATACATGGTATGAAAATTAGTAggttcaaaaattcaaaatgtatgtagatattttttttatattatttgtttcaattagttttttattaaggtTTCATCTGTAACAAACGAGTTTGTCTTCTTACACACATATACTTCACCAGTTCTCTATACGCTAGTCCGTCTGGAGTTTTTGAAGATTTGGTGGCCGGATAAGTTGGGGCTTATCTCAAATCGAAGACTTAGCTAAATGTGttgaaatgaatgaaatgtGTAAAGTGTGTAGTTAACATTTTAGATAGCGTGAAAGCGGTAAACGTAGTCATTTGAAGTTTAGTGTACCTatgatttggaaaataaaactttagtacTCAGATCACCAATAGGTTATATGAGTCGATTTAAAATGGTCAAACATTTTGGATGTAATATGAGCATTGAAGTCCTACAACCACTTTCCAATGTTTGTGGTATGTTGAGCTAGCGaaagaatacatttttttacagGTTCAaaattagagatgctaatcgggactgatttttgaaaatcccggtgttcgggatttggtaaaaaatcccgaaatcccgactcatgcaagtattttatgctttttagtgtctaatataaattaattgctaaataaaattttttttcaattgtaaagacataattatgcacttttctttcttataattttcgggattttagatttcccgaaaattataagaaagaaaagtgcataattatgtctttacaattgaaaacaaattttatttagcaattaatttatattagacactaaaaagcataaaatacttgcatgagtacattatataagaagaaataacaataaatatattagggtgggtcgatttttttcacgaaaaatcgtatagcagaaaattctaagaaagtttcctcaagaaaccataggtctaaaatcaatcctatcttgcgaatttcgtcttttatccaatgatatttcagtattttttttttattggataaaatacgaaatgtgcaagataggatttgatttaagacctatggtttcttgagaaaactttcttagaattttccgtagattgcttTTCTGCTATACGTGTTTTTGAGTTTtcgatcgtccatacaaatcgacccagcctaatgtacatactggtaaaaacagtaccttatcttttagcaatcgaaatattttcttttttttcgagctcctcatctgagataaaatctatttcatttgaagaggatttaaattgagttttgttagacaacttacaaaaatagagccccactcaaggaaaaccaaaaatacagttttcctttataaactatattgtagcagtagttgagcttaacaacttttctgaacatcactttgtgatatttgggcatgtagaatgtcaaaatgcatgacaaaaattacaatttcccctatatatttatgtacactagagtgtcccttagaattaaattgtttgaaattttgaaacggtacccgctgaaaactttcgtaatgacctaaaataccaccaaactaattttagcttgttctaagatgGGAAACCcttgccgactttcgatttagttttgaggtgcatttgcAAGgggaaaattgcatttttttttttagttttttccaaatgaccctgaacttttaaaatcacgaaaaacacagtcattttgaccccaagtactcttaatggttaatttccatttttgtactgctattgtaaatactagatttcatgttatatttttcttaagtttcatcaaaatcggcctaaaaatctataatatttcgctatctttccattagaaattccaaatattgacaaatttcacctttgaccttcacgatttaagggttaacgttttccgattttaggaaaactttcagactatatttaaaattacctcgactataataaatttataacattaataacagtaaggaaatttggctcattcgccaaaatatggccaaaaatttagtttttagttcgaaaatcgcaaaaaaaaatcaccatgtgatggtcaaaaaattctgaaattttgttaacaaaatttttaaaaattttaaattgcagttttgaaactgccgttaaaaaatattttttggttatacctgcgaataggttaactgtatcctatgaagatacaaactcatatacaagtaaatatggatatattttaagtaagaataaacttttttaatatttctcaaaatatgttaatggcctggcgattttttaataactttaacattttttaaccaattttgtcttttatatcttattagaacgacaattacgtacaaatttcgattcttttaaattaatttgcaaaagtaattatttaatggcaaaaattaaatttgttccccttgtaaatgcacctcaaagctaaatcgaaagtcggcacagGTTGCCCTTCTTaaaacaagctaaacatttttttggtggtattttaggtcattacgaaagttttcagcgggtaccgtttcaacatttcaaaaaatttaattctaagggacactctaatgtacacacATATACATTAGCGCGTCATTTATTTCATCATAACATAGCCTattattggccataatcggtcacaaatttctacttaaatatacatatatagacaacaataaatattttttttcttatgatTTTCCATTTACCTCTTTCCAAACTACTACCtaccattttgaaattttcttttgtttattttgtattgctatatTAATGAAACCAGCTTATTTATATCCGTATAATTTGTGCATAAGTTGTTCATTGGTCCGCCAATattctaatattttatattatttattgatGTTTTTCTATTTCgacacaaattttttgttttgtctttcaattcaatattcaaacaaattgtTGCGTAGttgaatcaaaaattaaaaatgttgtttaatcaCATAAgaacttttgtaattttgtcTGTGTTACCTATGGGAGATGTTGGCTATTAGAACATTATTCAGTTTACTCGTTTTCTGTGTCAGGTTTTCTTCTGAACTTAGAAAATGTATGTACGCTTAAAAGTGCTCTGAAAGATATATCAAACAAAGGTACGATAAAAATAGTTGTATTCGTATGCACTTGGTTGATAACAATTTTCGaaactatttattttacattgaaatgaacaccaaaaacattttcaaatgatAACTTTTTCTGTAGATCATTTGTGATTGTTTAgtgtttttagaaaaagtttgttcttttttcagttttttttcaataacaCATGTCATGTTAAAATGTGGATCAATGATAAATTgatatcaaataaatttaatgctttttatatgttttgagtaaaaaaaaaatcaacaatgcGCCCAAAGATGTTACACTCTAGTAAAAAACTATAACTAATATGTATTTAGGAGTATTTTGTGGAACAGTGCATCacaatgttttttcatattttatatacaaggcCAGATCTGCTACATTCATATGAATGGGGAGAATCCACATTAAAACGGACACTAATTGGATTTGTCATTGCAAATTCATTAGATCATAAACTTTTTGACTCAACACTTGAAATTTAAGGTACATTTTAATCTTGTCTACACAAAAAATGGTTATCCAATTCCCATCCTATTGTCCACCCCT comes from Calliphora vicina chromosome 2, idCalVici1.1, whole genome shotgun sequence and encodes:
- the LOC135950515 gene encoding uncharacterized protein LOC135950515; this encodes MDLIKEINEKYLALEAEVDNKLEKIKRDEIKFEKCNAVAMEKSQKNQTDKMLTFEEAMTRNANLLKSLEMTKARLRSRSTFSPVEQILENALKNYKMDLELSQSEGNGRRHHHTATENIYDTVP